Below is a window of bacterium DNA.
ACTGAACAAAGTGGTGGTCACGGCCGCTGGGCTGCAGCCGGTCAGCATACCCTTTATGCTCTATGGCAAAGCCGATGTTCCGCATTGCATGACCGATGCCAGCGTCAAGAATCTGCGCGGCCAGGTGGGCAAAACGATGATCGATCCGATCCAGGTTCTGGTCAGCGATCAATACGGCAACCCGGCGCAAAACGGCATGGTGCAGTTTGTGGTGATGCCGCAAAGCGGAAGTCTGGTGGGCAACAATGTGGTTTATTCGGACAGCACGGGCGTGGCGGCCGCGCACTGGGTGTTGGGCAAAGCGGGCGCCAACGTGGCGCTGGCCACGGCGTTGCTGCCTTGCGGCGCAACCCAGATCACTTTTAACGCAACGGGCGAAACCAACAATTATCCGGTGTTGTCCCTGCCCGGCGACCATGTGATCAATGAACTACAGCAGCTGCTGCTGACCATCTCCGCTTCCGACGGCGACGGCGACCAGCTCTACATCAACGCACTGCGGTTGCCGGAAGGCGCGGTTTTCAACGAACCGGCCGGCTCTTATCAGCTCAACTGGACGCCGACGCCGAACCAGGGCCGCACGGATCCGTACTATGCGGTGTTCGAAGCTCTGGACAGCCGCGGCGGACGCGACCTCGATTCAATCAAAATCACGGTACGCAACGACAACGCGGCGCCGCAGCTGGTGAGCAAGAGCCCGGTGGACCAGTACGCGCTGGTACCCTATCAGTCGACTCAGGAGTTCATCGTCCAGGTTATGGATCCGGACGGCGACCAACTGAGCTACAGCTGGAAGGTGGATAACGCCGTGGTCGGCAACTCGTCCGCGTTTTTCTTCGACTCGCGATATTATACAGCGACGAGCCAGCATATGGTGTCGGTGGAGGTCTCGGACGGGGTCAGCAGCATCATCAGCACCTGGGTTGTGGACATCCGCAGTGCGGTGGAGATGAAGACGTTCACCTGCGCGGCGGTTCCCTATCAGGGCGTCAAGCTGGAATGGGAAACCGCTTCAGAAACCGGCAACCTGGGTTTCCATGTGTATCGCAGCCTCAGTGAGGCCGGAAAATACGACAAGATCAACGCTGAACTGGTGCCGGCCTGTGAGGACGGTAAATATACCTTCATCGATCAGGAGGCGCAAGTCGGCCGCAAATACTATTATAAAATCGAAGACATAAACACCAGCGGCGCCGCTCAGACGCACGGCCCGGTGTTGGCGGAGGTGGCGGCGCCGGAGAATTACGATCTGGCGCAGAACTATCCCAACCCCTTCAACCCGACGACCAACATTCGTTTTCAATTGCCGCAGAACGACCAGGTGAGAATTCAGGTCTTCAACCTCACCGGTCAGCTGGTGTGCACGCTGGTGGACGGCAAGATGCCGGCCGGCTACCACATGGCGGTCTGGGACGGCCG
It encodes the following:
- a CDS encoding T9SS type A sorting domain-containing protein; translated protein: LNKVVVTAAGLQPVSIPFMLYGKADVPHCMTDASVKNLRGQVGKTMIDPIQVLVSDQYGNPAQNGMVQFVVMPQSGSLVGNNVVYSDSTGVAAAHWVLGKAGANVALATALLPCGATQITFNATGETNNYPVLSLPGDHVINELQQLLLTISASDGDGDQLYINALRLPEGAVFNEPAGSYQLNWTPTPNQGRTDPYYAVFEALDSRGGRDLDSIKITVRNDNAAPQLVSKSPVDQYALVPYQSTQEFIVQVMDPDGDQLSYSWKVDNAVVGNSSAFFFDSRYYTATSQHMVSVEVSDGVSSIISTWVVDIRSAVEMKTFTCAAVPYQGVKLEWETASETGNLGFHVYRSLSEAGKYDKINAELVPACEDGKYTFIDQEAQVGRKYYYKIEDINTSGAAQTHGPVLAEVAAPENYDLAQNYPNPFNPTTNIRFQLPQNDQVRIQVFNLTGQLVCTLVDGKMPAGYHMAVWDGRDEYGVRVGSGIYYYRLTCQSFSSTKKMALLK